The following proteins come from a genomic window of Oncorhynchus mykiss isolate Arlee chromosome 19, USDA_OmykA_1.1, whole genome shotgun sequence:
- the LOC110498110 gene encoding disintegrin and metalloproteinase domain-containing protein 17 isoform X2, giving the protein MMKYLVLVTFLAPCWVNCAIKSRATEEETRENDTEFEALSSLLSDFEVLPVSGLQQHSLRKRDVHTESQLERIVSFSALKRHFKLYLTTNTDLFTEDFKAVFVDKQGKEDRYDVQLQNYFTGHLVGEEHSRVQAHIDGDEFSAHILTEETEYNIEPLWRFTEVPPDGRLLVYRSEDIRNLSRLASPKVCGYIHAGAQDLLPEAARGGEAREDSLHREKRVTHNHKKNTCPLALVADYRFFKHMGRGEESITLNYLIELIDRVDDMYRNTTWDDEFTGYGVQIQQIIINKEPTRAPLGQAGPDWTHYNMKGSPIQGKEVWDVKKLLEQFSTDIADNASTVCLAHLFTYQDFDEGTLGLAYVAPSKAQAMGGLCPKPFFPSSSVKNPSFLNTGLTSTKNYGKTILTKEADLVTTHELGHNFGAEHDPDSMHYCAPSDDHGGKFVMYPIAVSGDHYNNKRFSNCSKISIGKTLRLKAPICFKERNSKVCGNLRVEEGEECDPGLLHLNDDQCCSADCKFRPESQCSDRNSPCCKNCKFQQAGKPCQEPINATCKGMSLCTGKSSECPNPDNAPDNTICVDSGRCSDGECMTFCEAVQNLQPCACNELVNSCKVCCRDKNGTCTPFVKKDQNFLYLRKGKPCTVGFCDEGGKCMKQVQDVIERLWDFIDKLDINTFGKFLADNIVASVVVFSLIFWIPLSILVHCVDKNLEKEYENTKPSCLRKGFRRLDFFHNLLRYSLILKWIKSFYSLIDLHTNVKAQTF; this is encoded by the exons ATGATGAAGTATCTGGTACTTGTGACCTTTTTGGCTCCTTGTTGGGTCAATTGTGCGATTAAATCAAGGGCCACTGAGGAAGAAACACGGGAAAATGACACAGAGTTCG AGGCTCTGAGCTCATTGCTGTCTGACTTTGAGGTGCTGCCCGTGTCCGGCCTCCAGCAGCACTCACTCAGGAAGAGGGACGTCCACACAGAGTCCCAGCTGGAGCGCATTGTCAGCTTCAGTGCCCTCAAGAG ACATTTTAAGCTTTACTTGACAACTAACACAGACTTGTTCACTGAGGACTTCAAAGCTGTGTTTGTAGATAAGCAAGGGAAGGAAGACCGCTATGATGTTCAGCTGCAGAACTACTTTACCGGACATCTTGTAG GCGAGGAGCACTCCCGTGTTCAGGCACACATAGACGGGGACGAGTTCTCGGCCCACAtcctgacagaggagacagagtacAACATAGAG cccctTTGGAGGTTCACCGAGGTGCCCCCCGATGGCCGTCTGTTGGTATATCGCTCTGAGGACATCCGGAACCTCAGTCGCCTGGCCTCGCCCAAAGTGTGTGGATACATCCACGCTGGGGCCCAGGACCTGCTACCAGAGGCCGCCAGAGGTGGAGAGGCACGGGAGg ATTCCctccacagagagaagagagtgaccCACAACCACAAGAAGAACACCTGTCCTCTAGCCCTGGTGGCCGACTACCGCTTCTTCAAACACATGGGCCGCGGAGAGGAGAGCATTACACTCAACTACCTG ATTGAGTTGATTGACAGAGTGGACGACATGTACAGGAACACAACCTGGGATGACGAGTTTACAGGATACGGTGTTCAGATCCAACAG ATCATCATCAACAAGGAGCCGACCAGAGCGCCGCTTGGCCAGGCTGGGCCGGACTGGACCCACTACAACATGAAGGGAAGCCCCATCCAAGGCAAGGAGGTGTGGGACGTCAAGAAACTGCTGGAA CAATTTAGCACAGACATAGCGGACAATGCTAGCACCGTGTGCCTTGCCCACCTGTTCACCTATCAGGACTTTGATGAGGGGACACTGGGCTTGGCTTACGTGGCCCCTTCTAAAGCCCAGGCTATGGGGGGCCTCTGCCCTAAAC CTTTCTTTCCATCTAGTTCCGTTAAGAACCCCAGTTTCCTCAACACTGGTTTAACCAGCACTAAGAATTATGGCAAAACCATTCTAACCAAG GAAGCAGATTTGGTGACAACCCATGAGCTGGGCCACAACTTTGGAGCTGAGCACGACCCTGACAGCATGCACTACTGCGCCCCTAGCGACGACCACGGGGGCAAGTTTGTCATGTACCCCATCGCTGTGAGCGGGGACCACTACAATAACAAG CGTTTCTCCAACTGCAGTAAGATCTCCATAGGGAAGACGCTGCGCCTCAAGGCTCCCATCTGCTTCAAGGAGAGGAACAGCAAGGTGTGTGGGAACTTGCGCGTTGAGGAAGGGGAGGAGTGCGACCCGGGCCTGCTGCACCTCAACGACGACCAGTGCTGCTCCGCCGACTGCAAGTTCAGGCCCGAGTCCCAGTGCAG TGACAGGAACAGTCCATGCTGTAAGAACTGCAAGTTTCAGCAGGCAGGCAAGCCGTGCCAGGAGCCAATCAACGCCACCTGTAAGGGCATGTCCCTCTGCACAG GTAAGAGCAGTGAGTgcccaaacccagacaacgctccGGACAATACCATCTGTGTGGACAGTGGGAGGTGCAGCGACGGGGAGTGCATGACCTTCTGTGAGGCTGTGCAGAACCTACAGCCCTGTGCTTGTAATG AGCTGGTCAATTCGTGTAAGGTCTGCTGCCGGGACAAAAATGGCACCTGCACTCCCTTCGTCAAAAAGGACCAGAACTTCCTGTACCTGCGCAAGGGGAAACCCTGCACCGTGGGCTTCTGTGATGAGGGC gGCAAATGCATGAAGCAAGTCCAGGATGTGATCGAGAGGTTGTGGGATTTCATCGACAAGCTGGACATCAACACTTTCG GGAAGTTCCTGGCAGACAACATCGTGGCCTCCGTGGTGGTGTTCTCTCTGATTTTCTGGATCCCTCTCAGTATCCTGGTGCACTGTGTG GATAAAAATCTGGAGAAGGAGTATGAGAACACCAAGCCCAGC tgccttcggaaaggattcagacgtcttgattttttccacaatttgttacgttacagccttattctaaaatggattaaatcattttaTTCCCTCATCGATTTACACACTAATGTCAAAGCACAaacattttaa